GAAACACATGATGAAATATTATCACTATGGAAAGGATTTTGTGAACTATAAAAAAGAAAACAGCGAAGAAGCAAAGGAGCAATTAAGCTTTGGACGTGGTGTGTACTTTAAAAACTGGGCGAAGTTTGTTCGTCATCCGATGCTGGGCGCGGGTTTTATTTTTTATAGCTTGTTTAAGTTTGGATTTGGGGGGTTTGGATATGTGATTACAAGATTGCGTGAATAGTTCACTTTCTAGGATCTTCTTTTTTGCACTGTTAATATTATTTTTTATAGATATTCATGAACATAATTAATTTTTTCTTAAAGACTAACCTCGAAAAATCCTTCATCATAGGATATTATGGAGGGTTAAATTTTGGAGACGAGTTACTTCTTGAGGTTATCCTAAATCTGTTAAAAAATAACGGGGTAAAAGATATATCTTTTTATTATACTTCTCCGGAAATATATTCACACTATCACCATGATTTTGGATATAAAAAAATACCAGCAACTCCACTGGATATGCTAAAAGAGGTTTTTAAGTGCAAAAATATAATCATTGGCGGTGGTGGGTTGTGGGGGCTTGATTTTAACAAAAATATCGCGCTATTAAGTCTAATATTATTTTTCGCAAAATACTTTCTCAGGAAAAAAATATACTTGATCGGAGTTGGTTATTATCTATCAACCACAAAACTTGGTAGGTTCGCAGGGTGGTTAGCCGGATTTTCCAGCGATATCATCATTGCGAGAGACAATGAAACATTTAGAAATTTTAGCAGAGTATCAAGAAATATTTTCATAGACAACGATATCGTCTTTAATTTCCACGAATTAGATGAGAAGTTATACACGAGTGACGTGGATGAATTAAAAAAAGAAGTAGATATTTCTGAGAAAACCATCTTCATCACTACCAGAAGATTTTCTGGGGATAAGTATGCAAGCTTTAAGGAAGAGATTCAAAAATTTATTGAAAAAAATACAGATAAAAAAATCATTATGGCCCTGTTTGAGGCTAAAATAGTTGATAAGGAGGGCTATAATTTTTTCCTGGATGTTTCAAAGAAATATAAAAATATTACTGTGGTGGATTTTCATTATAATCCCGTAGCTTTGTTGTTTCTCTTCAGTTATCACCATAAGAATATAGCTATGATTTCTCCTCAATTTCATGGGCAACTCGTTGCACACCTAACTGGTGCATCTTTTTTGCCAATTAGCTATGATAATAAAAATAGTGAACTTTTTAAATCAA
The sequence above is a segment of the bacterium genome. Coding sequences within it:
- a CDS encoding polysaccharide pyruvyl transferase family protein encodes the protein MNIINFFLKTNLEKSFIIGYYGGLNFGDELLLEVILNLLKNNGVKDISFYYTSPEIYSHYHHDFGYKKIPATPLDMLKEVFKCKNIIIGGGGLWGLDFNKNIALLSLILFFAKYFLRKKIYLIGVGYYLSTTKLGRFAGWLAGFSSDIIIARDNETFRNFSRVSRNIFIDNDIVFNFHELDEKLYTSDVDELKKEVDISEKTIFITTRRFSGDKYASFKEEIQKFIEKNTDKKIIMALFEAKIVDKEGYNFFLDVSKKYKNITVVDFHYNPVALLFLFSYHHKNIAMISPQFHGQLVAHLTGASFLPISYDNKNSELFKSIGIKYFFDIKNVSYFDMQNFINHFYE